One Roseimaritima multifibrata DNA window includes the following coding sequences:
- the prmC gene encoding peptide chain release factor N(5)-glutamine methyltransferase, whose product MSTEQTEKTEPWTVLRLLTWTTDFFKKKGSDTARLDAEVLLADARGCSRIELYTAFNTELEQEPLVAFRELVRRRGEGTPVAYLVGYKEFYSLKFQVNPSVLIPRPETEHLVIEALDRAKSIAGEGKLHIADVGTGSGAIAIAIAKNLPRARVAAIDKSEQALQVARENVERYELQDRIVLQHGDLLQTIKMDASLDMVCSNPPYISQAEYDALDPGVREQEPEMALLCGPKGTETIEALIPQAARCLKPGGFLIIELSPMIADACADILKANEAFAADTVHLIRDLAGHKRILSAQKAA is encoded by the coding sequence ATGTCAACGGAACAGACGGAAAAGACCGAGCCATGGACCGTGTTGCGTCTGTTAACTTGGACAACCGATTTTTTCAAAAAGAAGGGCTCCGATACGGCTCGGCTTGATGCGGAAGTCTTGCTTGCCGATGCCCGAGGATGCAGCCGGATCGAGCTGTACACGGCGTTCAATACGGAACTTGAGCAAGAGCCTTTGGTCGCCTTTCGTGAACTTGTGCGCCGCCGCGGTGAAGGGACTCCTGTCGCCTATCTGGTCGGGTACAAGGAATTCTATTCGTTGAAATTCCAAGTCAATCCAAGCGTTCTGATCCCGCGTCCCGAAACCGAACACTTGGTGATTGAAGCCCTCGACCGAGCGAAGAGTATCGCCGGTGAAGGAAAACTGCATATCGCCGATGTGGGGACCGGAAGTGGCGCGATCGCGATCGCCATCGCAAAGAATCTGCCAAGAGCCCGCGTCGCGGCTATCGATAAAAGTGAGCAGGCGTTGCAGGTGGCACGCGAGAATGTCGAAAGATACGAACTGCAAGATCGAATTGTTTTGCAGCACGGAGACCTTCTGCAGACGATCAAGATGGATGCCTCGTTGGATATGGTTTGCAGTAATCCACCATACATCAGTCAGGCGGAATACGACGCACTGGATCCCGGGGTGCGAGAGCAAGAACCGGAGATGGCATTGCTGTGCGGGCCGAAGGGAACCGAGACCATCGAAGCCCTGATTCCGCAGGCAGCGAGATGTCTCAAGCCAGGTGGCTTTCTGATCATCGAATTAAGCCCCATGATCGCCGACGCCTGTGCCGATATTCTGAAAGCAAACGAAGCTTTTGCGGCAGATACCGTGCATCTGATCCGAGACCTCGCCGGGCACAAACGAATCCTAAGTGCCCAGAAAGCGGCGTAG
- a CDS encoding DUF4190 domain-containing protein: MSNVPPANDSPETPYSPPAPATPTIPPQAPASESDATGGLIPYKNPKGLAAYYLGICGLFPLLGFPFGVAALVLGIMGLKARKANPVIRGHIHAWIGILCGLFSIGLTLLIVAGIVIAAIAG; the protein is encoded by the coding sequence ATGTCAAACGTCCCTCCAGCGAACGATTCTCCAGAGACTCCCTATTCGCCGCCCGCTCCTGCCACCCCCACCATCCCTCCACAAGCCCCTGCCAGTGAATCGGATGCGACGGGGGGCCTGATTCCCTACAAAAATCCCAAAGGGCTGGCCGCTTATTACCTCGGAATCTGCGGCCTTTTCCCGTTGTTAGGATTCCCCTTTGGCGTCGCGGCCCTTGTGTTGGGAATTATGGGGCTGAAGGCAAGGAAGGCAAACCCGGTCATTCGCGGCCACATTCACGCCTGGATCGGCATTCTGTGCGGCCTATTTTCCATCGGACTGACGCTGTTAATCGTCGCCGGTATCGTGATCGCAGCCATTGCTGGTTAG
- the rpmE gene encoding 50S ribosomal protein L31, whose translation MKAGIHPKYQETTVTCGCGNTFQTRSVRPELKVDICSECHPFYTGKLKFVDTAGRIDKFQKKFAAGTYGSLQQKGKKK comes from the coding sequence ATGAAAGCTGGCATCCACCCAAAATATCAAGAAACGACCGTTACCTGCGGTTGTGGAAATACGTTTCAAACTCGTAGCGTTCGCCCCGAATTGAAGGTCGACATTTGCAGCGAGTGCCATCCGTTTTACACCGGAAAATTGAAATTCGTCGACACGGCAGGTCGAATCGATAAGTTCCAGAAGAAATTTGCTGCAGGCACCTACGGTAGCTTGCAACAAAAAGGCAAGAAGAAATAG
- a CDS encoding alpha/beta fold hydrolase, which produces MKETICRFGPNDSLLGILTRPDEDELIKDAPVALILNAGIVHRVGQFRLHVSMARQLAKQGYSTLRIDLSGLGDSAPRTDRSDSDNRAERDVRDAMDHLEQTIGAESFVLIGLCSGAYNAHKVSIKEDRVTGAVFLDGLVFQTSGYVRRHKIGRLFRYRFWRNAIKRRLSGKMPDHSESDANQLAASEFFDTGMSRESVRNDLQTLLDRNVQMLFIYTEGYDDICGRAQFYEMYGFRPSDQQQVEYYANAEHTYPIVENREIACVRIATWFADRFPRVAENRRILQNSSL; this is translated from the coding sequence ATGAAAGAAACGATCTGCCGGTTTGGCCCGAATGATTCACTGCTGGGCATCTTAACCCGCCCCGACGAAGACGAATTGATTAAGGACGCCCCCGTTGCGTTGATCCTAAACGCCGGGATTGTTCATCGTGTTGGTCAGTTTCGATTGCATGTCAGCATGGCTAGGCAATTGGCCAAGCAGGGATATTCAACACTACGGATCGATCTATCGGGACTGGGGGATAGCGCCCCGCGAACCGATCGTTCCGATTCCGACAACCGTGCCGAACGGGATGTCCGCGACGCAATGGATCATCTAGAGCAAACGATCGGAGCGGAATCGTTTGTGTTGATCGGGTTATGCAGCGGCGCCTACAACGCACACAAAGTATCGATCAAAGAAGATCGCGTTACCGGAGCGGTCTTTCTGGACGGACTGGTCTTCCAAACATCGGGTTATGTTCGACGTCACAAAATCGGACGTCTTTTCCGATACCGGTTTTGGAGGAATGCCATCAAACGCCGCCTGTCTGGAAAGATGCCGGACCATAGCGAATCGGACGCAAACCAGCTTGCCGCCAGCGAGTTTTTTGATACCGGGATGAGCCGCGAAAGCGTCCGCAACGATCTGCAAACATTGCTAGACCGGAACGTGCAGATGCTGTTCATTTATACCGAGGGATACGACGACATTTGTGGTCGGGCTCAGTTCTACGAGATGTACGGTTTTCGTCCCAGCGATCAACAGCAAGTCGAATATTACGCCAACGCCGAACACACCTACCCGATCGTCGAGAACCGCGAAATCGCTTGCGTCCGCATTGCCACTTGGTTCGCGGACCGTTTCCCACGTGTCGCCGAAAATCGCCGCATCCTGCAAAACTCTAGCCTCTAA
- the ccsA gene encoding cytochrome c biogenesis protein, with the protein MATINTHAPVSSNSAPWLSGLRLLGSLKLTITLFALSLVLIMAGTLAQETLNLEQVKQRYFTAWIARLYFEDLIPQVFFPHSPLSAWIPFPGGKIIGTLLLLNLLAAKVTRFHARARGPRLVAGLIALGIGLVLMGLVILTGNSNEGVQGEPPFSYQSLWYLFCAMVATLWAGLLASAATSTSVRIRNASIVGVVVVGGLLVGMLSGYLTLGDPGLRILWQLLKGTGVAAVMMLGCHLIFGKQGGNVLLHFGVALLMVGQFAYGDRQLEQKLNLGEGEASNTVINISKVDLSFMDNSDPKNTKVVAVPSSQLQVAFEDGSVISDPAIPFDIKVPAFYVNSTLVDPAEVETNLATAGIGLELAVVEARMEGGVSSTPNVASAYVELLAKDSGDSLGTFLVTQFINDGKSLFATDRPDEFEDVTADGITYEMGLRFRRIAKPYWVKLIDVRRNDYAGSSTAQSFSSVIRMIDTETGEDRKERIWMNNPLRYRGETFYQQDYTPMPGGKERTGLQVVRNSGWLIPYLACSIVGVGLLFHFAGTLGRYISRRDRESRAAGFFPVAAGVAIAFVVLIVTMKLVPWSAVAMAMNPERAQEQRDMYRAGEIPVQFGGRLMPLDSYARIALKTLSSKESVPLTEAPQELIERAAMEEISPSEMTKYREPFMSEKKLPALKWLMEVAADSNEIYELPMIRIDAAEVLAEVGIERRRKSKLYTLEELLPSSSRVRELATAANKKDAADMSFKEKKLVELASRLHLYDVVAVAMQMPRPMQVPESMIKGDTVEAREKSRMELQMMAFEDLRRRMQLIAEVDSPGMIPQEGQVDLPRPDRKRWLPISHTLFESIKDRIRDPEAADPTKGFVTMVNAYQEMDPADFNAAIDQHMELIFPRMAEDEKGWKLGVERWMEAAWPSGVALILYLIVLLLALIDLVANVKPLRSAAWAMLIGIVCIHTLAIVARIVVTERPPVINLYSSAVFIGWAAVLYGIVIEFLGRRGIGNLIAATAGAITLMIAVKGLSDDDTMPVLQAVLDTQFWLGTHVTTVALGYSATFVSGLFGILYLFQSWFGADPNSRKEVYRMMYGVTCFGILFSFIGTVLGGLWADDSWGRFWGWDPKENGALLIVIWNALMLHARWDKMVGPRGFAMLAIGGNVVTAWSWFGTNQLGFGLHSYGFTSGTLMWLGIFCGSQFVMIILGAIFPGPKEIQRN; encoded by the coding sequence ATGGCTACGATCAATACGCACGCACCTGTATCGTCAAATTCGGCACCATGGCTGTCCGGTTTGCGACTGCTTGGTTCTTTGAAGTTGACGATAACTTTGTTTGCGCTGTCACTGGTCCTGATCATGGCGGGGACGCTGGCTCAGGAAACGTTGAACCTGGAACAGGTAAAACAACGTTACTTCACCGCCTGGATTGCTCGGCTGTACTTTGAAGATCTAATCCCCCAGGTCTTTTTTCCTCACTCTCCGCTGTCCGCTTGGATTCCCTTTCCCGGTGGGAAAATCATCGGGACGTTGCTGCTGCTGAATCTCTTGGCCGCCAAAGTGACGCGATTTCATGCTCGAGCTCGTGGCCCTCGTTTGGTTGCCGGATTGATCGCTTTGGGGATCGGTTTGGTGCTGATGGGACTTGTCATCCTTACCGGGAACAGTAACGAAGGCGTTCAAGGCGAACCTCCCTTTTCTTACCAGTCGCTGTGGTACCTGTTCTGTGCAATGGTCGCGACCCTGTGGGCTGGTTTGTTAGCCTCCGCAGCAACTTCGACTTCGGTCCGGATTCGCAATGCGTCGATCGTCGGGGTGGTCGTCGTCGGCGGCCTGCTGGTCGGGATGTTAAGCGGCTACCTGACGCTGGGAGACCCAGGGCTGCGAATTTTATGGCAGTTGCTGAAAGGGACGGGCGTCGCGGCGGTGATGATGCTGGGCTGCCATCTGATCTTTGGCAAGCAAGGTGGAAATGTCCTCCTGCACTTTGGCGTCGCCCTCCTGATGGTCGGGCAATTCGCCTACGGAGACCGTCAACTGGAACAGAAACTGAACTTGGGCGAGGGTGAAGCCAGCAACACGGTGATCAATATTTCGAAGGTCGACCTCTCCTTCATGGACAACTCCGACCCCAAAAACACCAAGGTCGTGGCGGTCCCCTCATCGCAGTTGCAAGTCGCATTCGAAGATGGATCGGTCATTTCGGATCCCGCGATCCCATTTGATATCAAGGTCCCCGCCTTCTACGTCAATTCGACCTTGGTCGATCCTGCAGAAGTCGAAACGAACCTGGCAACCGCCGGTATCGGTTTAGAACTTGCCGTTGTCGAAGCGCGTATGGAGGGAGGCGTTTCCAGCACACCAAATGTTGCTTCGGCTTACGTCGAATTGTTAGCAAAAGATTCGGGCGATTCGCTGGGAACCTTTTTGGTCACTCAATTTATTAACGATGGCAAATCTCTCTTTGCGACCGATCGTCCGGACGAATTTGAAGACGTCACCGCCGACGGTATTACCTATGAAATGGGGCTTCGTTTTCGCCGTATCGCAAAACCCTACTGGGTGAAATTAATCGATGTCCGGCGGAACGATTACGCGGGCTCTTCCACCGCTCAGTCGTTTTCCTCGGTGATCCGGATGATCGATACCGAAACGGGTGAAGATCGCAAAGAACGGATCTGGATGAATAACCCGCTTCGTTACCGTGGCGAAACGTTTTATCAGCAAGATTACACTCCCATGCCCGGTGGCAAAGAGCGAACCGGATTGCAGGTGGTTCGGAATTCCGGTTGGTTGATTCCTTACCTTGCATGTTCGATTGTTGGCGTCGGTTTGCTGTTCCATTTCGCGGGGACTTTGGGACGTTACATCTCCCGTCGTGACCGCGAATCGCGGGCGGCTGGATTCTTCCCGGTGGCCGCAGGCGTTGCGATCGCATTTGTCGTTCTGATTGTGACGATGAAATTGGTCCCTTGGTCGGCTGTCGCGATGGCGATGAACCCCGAACGCGCACAGGAACAACGGGATATGTATCGCGCCGGTGAGATCCCTGTTCAGTTCGGTGGCCGTTTGATGCCGCTCGATTCCTATGCTCGGATTGCACTAAAAACGCTCAGCAGTAAAGAATCGGTACCGCTTACCGAAGCGCCGCAGGAGTTGATCGAGCGTGCGGCGATGGAGGAAATTTCGCCGTCGGAAATGACGAAGTACCGCGAACCCTTTATGTCCGAAAAGAAACTTCCTGCCCTGAAATGGCTGATGGAAGTGGCGGCCGATTCGAATGAAATCTACGAATTGCCGATGATTCGGATCGATGCGGCCGAAGTGTTGGCCGAAGTCGGAATCGAACGGCGACGCAAATCCAAGCTTTATACGCTAGAGGAATTGTTGCCTAGCAGCAGCCGAGTCCGCGAACTGGCCACGGCTGCTAATAAAAAAGATGCGGCCGATATGTCCTTCAAGGAAAAGAAGTTGGTCGAATTGGCGTCGCGCTTGCATCTTTACGATGTCGTTGCCGTTGCCATGCAGATGCCGCGACCGATGCAAGTTCCAGAATCGATGATCAAAGGCGATACCGTCGAAGCGCGTGAAAAATCGCGGATGGAGTTGCAGATGATGGCGTTCGAAGACCTTCGCCGGAGAATGCAACTGATCGCCGAAGTCGATTCCCCTGGGATGATTCCTCAGGAAGGACAGGTTGATTTGCCGCGTCCGGATCGGAAACGTTGGCTGCCGATTTCACACACCCTATTCGAATCGATCAAAGATCGAATTCGTGATCCCGAAGCCGCAGATCCAACGAAGGGATTTGTGACCATGGTGAACGCTTATCAGGAAATGGATCCAGCTGATTTTAATGCAGCGATCGATCAGCACATGGAATTGATCTTCCCGCGAATGGCCGAGGATGAGAAAGGCTGGAAGCTGGGCGTCGAACGCTGGATGGAAGCGGCGTGGCCTTCTGGAGTCGCGTTGATCCTCTACCTGATTGTTCTGTTGTTGGCGTTGATCGATTTGGTCGCCAATGTCAAACCGCTGCGTTCGGCTGCGTGGGCGATGTTGATTGGCATCGTTTGCATCCATACGCTGGCGATTGTTGCTCGGATTGTCGTCACCGAACGACCGCCCGTGATCAACCTGTACTCCTCCGCCGTCTTCATCGGCTGGGCGGCTGTGTTGTACGGGATCGTGATCGAGTTCTTAGGTCGGCGTGGGATCGGTAATCTGATTGCCGCTACCGCTGGAGCGATCACCTTAATGATCGCAGTTAAGGGATTAAGCGACGACGACACGATGCCGGTTCTGCAGGCCGTTCTCGATACACAGTTCTGGCTAGGAACCCACGTCACCACCGTCGCCTTGGGATATTCGGCGACCTTTGTCTCTGGTTTGTTTGGGATCCTGTATCTCTTCCAAAGCTGGTTTGGAGCGGACCCGAATTCCCGTAAAGAAGTTTACCGGATGATGTACGGAGTCACCTGCTTTGGGATCCTCTTCAGTTTCATCGGAACCGTGCTCGGAGGCCTTTGGGCCGACGACAGTTGGGGACGTTTCTGGGGATGGGATCCGAAAGAGAACGGAGCTCTGTTGATCGTGATTTGGAACGCCCTGATGTTGCACGCTCGCTGGGACAAAATGGTAGGCCCACGAGGCTTTGCAATGTTGGCCATCGGCGGCAACGTCGTGACCGCCTGGAGCTGGTTCGGAACCAACCAACTGGGATTTGGTCTGCACAGTTACGGATTCACCAGCGGCACCCTGATGTGGTTGGGGATCTTCTGCGGAAGCCAATTTGTAATGATCATCCTGGGAGCCATCTTCCCAGGTCCCAAAGAGATTCAACGGAATTAA
- a CDS encoding methyltransferase domain-containing protein, whose translation MSSLLSIETASEASLKKRTAECIGRIVSTLSPGRTKMLYETPQSTPSGFVDKAIMAFLKRNAIQNHQEGFFERLHKDFWQGKGGEVFSSNCDNRFNDLFLTRQKDDITALKKTCLETKPKHLVEFGCSGGAVLNYLTQSIEGIDSATGIEINQEQVRRNQTSDEFDSRIDFVCDDGGDWLLANGQPQSLFVSNGGVLEYFRRERLDQMLTHISQQLGPATFFAIEPVACDHDFDQTNASIPFGNELSFSHNYPNLFQSNGFDVVHRSVVEFESWKMLAIIAVTR comes from the coding sequence ATGAGTTCACTGTTATCGATTGAAACCGCCAGCGAAGCGAGCCTAAAAAAGCGAACCGCCGAATGCATTGGCCGGATTGTTTCAACGCTTTCGCCAGGACGGACCAAGATGCTGTACGAAACGCCACAAAGTACCCCCAGTGGATTCGTCGACAAAGCGATCATGGCGTTCCTTAAACGAAACGCCATCCAGAATCACCAGGAGGGCTTCTTCGAACGATTGCACAAAGACTTTTGGCAAGGGAAAGGGGGCGAGGTCTTTTCCAGTAACTGCGACAATCGTTTTAACGATCTGTTTCTCACCCGGCAGAAAGACGACATCACCGCGTTGAAAAAGACATGCCTGGAAACAAAACCGAAACACCTGGTCGAATTCGGCTGCAGTGGCGGCGCCGTCCTAAACTATCTGACTCAATCGATTGAGGGTATCGATTCGGCAACCGGCATCGAGATCAACCAAGAACAAGTGCGGCGCAATCAAACGTCTGATGAATTTGATTCACGAATCGACTTTGTTTGTGATGACGGCGGCGATTGGTTGCTCGCCAACGGGCAACCCCAAAGTCTGTTTGTATCTAATGGAGGCGTCCTGGAATATTTCCGACGCGAGCGACTGGATCAAATGTTGACTCATATTTCGCAGCAACTTGGGCCAGCCACTTTTTTTGCAATCGAACCGGTGGCGTGCGACCACGATTTCGATCAAACGAACGCATCGATTCCATTTGGCAACGAGCTTTCCTTTTCACACAACTACCCCAATCTATTTCAATCCAACGGGTTTGATGTAGTCCATCGGTCCGTCGTCGAATTTGAATCATGGAAGATGTTGGCCATCATCGCGGTTACTCGGTAA
- the prfA gene encoding peptide chain release factor 1, translated as MSKSIRDTLEEKLARYRELEAAMADPAVQGDGAKMSAVAREHGGLTRMVTNYIEFKRLTDEILGCQEMAEAAEDFDEREMAETEMAELRKQREKLWEELLAMTVGGEDSHRTRCVMEIRAGTGGDEAALFARDLYEMYIKYAEHKHWRTEIMDASINDMGGFKDITVTFEGDGVYRDLQYESGGHRVQRVPETETQGRIHTSAATVAVMPEPEDVEVNLKPDDYRVDKFGASGPGGQHVNKTESAIRVTHHETGIVVQCQDEKSQHKNLAKALRVLKARVYEKKREEESNKRAEERRGLVGSGDRSQRIRTYNYPQNRLTDHRINLTLYKLDQIIAGDVYPVTEALIEYDRDQLRSEMEE; from the coding sequence ATGTCCAAATCGATTCGCGATACCCTGGAAGAAAAGCTCGCTCGCTACAGAGAATTGGAAGCCGCAATGGCCGATCCTGCCGTCCAAGGGGATGGGGCCAAAATGAGCGCGGTTGCCCGAGAGCATGGTGGCCTGACGCGCATGGTGACCAATTACATCGAATTCAAACGATTGACCGATGAAATCCTCGGTTGCCAGGAAATGGCCGAAGCCGCAGAGGACTTTGACGAGCGGGAAATGGCCGAAACCGAAATGGCCGAACTTCGCAAGCAACGTGAAAAGCTGTGGGAAGAACTGCTGGCGATGACCGTCGGCGGTGAGGATAGTCACCGGACCCGCTGTGTGATGGAAATTCGAGCCGGTACCGGAGGAGACGAGGCAGCGCTGTTCGCTCGCGATCTGTACGAAATGTACATCAAGTACGCCGAACACAAACACTGGCGAACCGAGATCATGGACGCCAGTATCAACGACATGGGCGGTTTCAAGGATATCACCGTCACCTTTGAAGGGGACGGAGTCTATCGCGATCTCCAGTACGAAAGTGGTGGGCACCGAGTCCAGCGAGTCCCCGAAACCGAAACGCAAGGCCGCATCCATACCTCGGCGGCAACCGTTGCGGTCATGCCAGAGCCCGAGGACGTCGAAGTCAACCTGAAACCGGATGACTACCGCGTCGATAAATTCGGAGCGTCCGGCCCCGGAGGTCAGCACGTCAATAAAACCGAATCAGCGATCCGCGTGACCCATCACGAAACGGGCATCGTCGTTCAGTGCCAAGACGAAAAAAGCCAGCACAAAAATCTCGCCAAAGCCCTCCGCGTTTTGAAGGCACGTGTCTATGAGAAAAAACGCGAAGAGGAAAGCAACAAACGAGCCGAAGAGCGACGTGGATTGGTGGGGTCCGGAGACCGCAGTCAGCGCATCCGAACTTACAACTATCCTCAAAATCGTTTGACCGATCATCGGATTAACTTGACCTTGTACAAGCTGGATCAAATCATTGCTGGGGATGTTTACCCGGTTACCGAAGCATTGATCGAATACGACCGAGATCAACTGCGCAGCGAAATGGAAGAGTAA
- a CDS encoding FAD-dependent oxidoreductase, protein MRRRDLLSLISLSLPPLLFDSPFRSLLHAAPAAGGEQDADVVIIGGGLGGCAAALAAARTGCRVVLTEETDWLGGQVSSQAVPPDEHYQIETSGCTASYRELRSAIREYYRQHMPLTAVAHGTKNLNPGGGSVSRICHEPRVAVAALYKLLGPHIASGNLTILLNHRPIAAQTDGDKVLNVTCQNHWTGEKIELSGTSFIDATETGELLPLTGTEYVTGFEAQSETNEPHAPAKAQPNNHQAATWCFPIQYIEGGDFTIPKPEQYDFWQAYVPPLKPAWPGKIFSWTYSNPSTLQPRTLAFDPQKEAAGWWLYRRIAAAKNFLPGAYPGSISLVNWPQNDYLEGNFYDVPGEEQQKHFHGAKQLSLSLMYWMQTEAPRPDGGTGWKGLRLCPEVSGTEDGLAKYPYIRESRRIRARFTVFEQHISKDARMQETGLDADEVKAAAFHDTVGVGSYRLDLHPSTEGDNYIDLASLPFEIPLGALIPQRMKNLYAGCKNLGVTHLSNGCYRLHPVEWNIGESAGMLAAHCHEQKCNGEAIHSSPEKLAAFQKRLEQSGVQLHW, encoded by the coding sequence ATGCGCCGTCGTGATTTGCTCTCCTTGATTTCGCTTTCCCTGCCGCCACTCCTTTTCGATTCGCCTTTTCGCAGCTTGCTGCATGCCGCCCCTGCGGCTGGTGGCGAACAAGACGCAGACGTGGTCATCATCGGCGGCGGGTTGGGCGGATGTGCAGCAGCACTCGCGGCGGCTCGCACCGGTTGCCGCGTTGTCCTGACCGAAGAGACCGATTGGCTTGGCGGGCAGGTGAGTTCCCAAGCGGTGCCGCCAGACGAGCACTATCAAATTGAAACGTCTGGCTGCACTGCCAGTTACCGCGAACTTCGCAGCGCGATCCGAGAGTACTACCGGCAGCACATGCCCCTGACCGCGGTCGCTCATGGGACGAAGAATTTAAACCCTGGCGGGGGTAGCGTCTCGCGCATTTGTCATGAACCGCGTGTCGCGGTTGCGGCCCTCTACAAACTACTTGGACCACACATTGCCAGTGGCAACCTGACCATCCTGCTAAATCATCGACCGATCGCGGCGCAAACCGACGGCGATAAAGTCCTGAACGTAACCTGCCAGAACCACTGGACCGGCGAAAAGATTGAACTGAGCGGGACCTCGTTCATCGACGCGACCGAGACCGGCGAACTGCTCCCCTTAACCGGAACGGAATACGTCACCGGTTTCGAAGCTCAGTCTGAAACCAACGAACCTCACGCACCGGCGAAGGCCCAGCCAAACAACCACCAAGCGGCCACCTGGTGCTTTCCGATTCAGTACATCGAAGGAGGTGATTTCACGATCCCCAAACCAGAACAATACGATTTCTGGCAAGCGTATGTTCCCCCGCTAAAACCGGCGTGGCCCGGAAAAATTTTCAGCTGGACCTATTCTAATCCTTCCACTTTGCAGCCACGCACCCTAGCCTTTGATCCTCAAAAAGAGGCAGCGGGTTGGTGGTTGTACCGACGGATCGCGGCGGCGAAGAACTTTCTTCCGGGCGCCTACCCGGGCAGCATCAGTTTGGTCAATTGGCCTCAGAACGATTACCTGGAAGGAAACTTCTATGACGTTCCTGGAGAGGAACAACAGAAGCATTTTCACGGCGCGAAACAGCTTAGCCTGTCGCTGATGTACTGGATGCAAACGGAAGCTCCTCGTCCCGATGGTGGAACCGGATGGAAAGGATTGCGGTTATGCCCCGAGGTGTCTGGAACGGAGGACGGGCTTGCGAAATACCCGTACATCCGCGAATCGCGGCGGATCCGAGCTCGCTTTACGGTCTTCGAGCAGCACATCAGCAAAGATGCTCGCATGCAAGAAACAGGGCTGGACGCAGACGAAGTAAAAGCGGCCGCGTTCCATGATACGGTTGGTGTGGGAAGCTATCGATTGGATTTGCATCCCAGCACCGAAGGCGACAACTATATCGACCTAGCTTCTCTGCCGTTTGAAATCCCACTGGGCGCTTTGATCCCGCAGCGAATGAAAAATCTGTATGCAGGCTGCAAGAACCTGGGGGTGACTCACCTTTCCAACGGTTGTTATCGACTTCATCCCGTGGAGTGGAACATCGGCGAATCGGCAGGAATGCTGGCGGCCCACTGCCATGAACAGAAATGCAATGGAGAAGCCATTCACTCCAGCCCAGAAAAACTGGCAGCGTTCCAGAAACGACTGGAACAAAGCGGCGTTCAGTTGCACTGGTAG